A genomic region of Pseudomonas saponiphila contains the following coding sequences:
- a CDS encoding methyl-accepting chemotaxis protein: protein MESLASSIELSQSTLNLINGAVILITQLNAQAKDIEKIVTTIQGVAEQTNLLALNAAIEAARAGEMGRGFAVVADEVRQLAARTSSATVEIQNVVTANGKLTQQLNIDMNSIARSAEENNDQIATVTTIMREISDGADHVARTVSTLFKDNS, encoded by the coding sequence ATGGAGTCCCTTGCTAGTTCAATTGAATTATCTCAGAGCACACTTAATTTAATAAACGGTGCGGTTATTTTGATTACACAGCTAAATGCTCAGGCTAAAGATATCGAGAAAATTGTTACCACCATCCAAGGCGTGGCAGAACAAACTAACTTACTAGCACTTAACGCCGCAATTGAAGCTGCCCGAGCGGGTGAAATGGGCCGAGGCTTTGCTGTAGTAGCCGACGAGGTTCGTCAGTTGGCAGCTCGAACTAGCAGTGCCACCGTGGAAATCCAGAATGTGGTAACTGCTAACGGAAAGCTTACTCAGCAACTGAATATAGATATGAACAGCATCGCTAGAAGCGCCGAAGAAAACAACGATCAGATCGCAACTGTAACAACTATTATGCGTGAAATCAGTGACGGTGCAGACCATGTTGCCCGTACCGTATCGACGTTGTTCAAAGACAATAGCTAG
- a CDS encoding DNA cytosine methyltransferase — MLSTQIRPAQPGLFTGQALGVDDFELSQIAAEFSAMNSGELEHHLFDAPRPSEIVRLADKVARHTRSHGWLDQAAAHARIAEWKRHAFAQGEGRANADKVVLSLFDHTGQWSQPWEDAGYQVLRFDIQDNPVTGDVNEFGAGFFGDWFGDFDGLDIYAILAACPCTEFATSGARHFAAKDADGRTVAAVQLVHQTLRTIEYFRPAVWAIENPVGRIEKLGGLPPWRLAFDPHHLGDPYTKKTLLWGRFNANLPIAPVEASDGSKMHRKFGGNRLATKNARSATPEGFSYGFFMANNAQDNPALAMAYKYDRLDAGLLRAALDANVSAREIDELVADAYYMDMDDSAAESALRQAISTQNPPT, encoded by the coding sequence ATGCTCAGCACGCAGATCCGCCCAGCACAGCCTGGGCTGTTCACCGGCCAGGCCCTGGGCGTTGACGACTTCGAGCTAAGCCAGATCGCCGCCGAGTTCAGCGCCATGAACTCGGGCGAGCTGGAGCACCACTTGTTCGACGCGCCCAGGCCGTCCGAGATCGTGCGCCTGGCCGACAAGGTGGCCCGCCACACCCGGTCACATGGCTGGCTTGACCAGGCCGCCGCCCATGCCCGAATTGCCGAGTGGAAGCGCCACGCCTTCGCCCAGGGCGAAGGGCGGGCCAATGCCGACAAGGTAGTGCTGTCGCTGTTCGACCACACCGGGCAGTGGTCGCAGCCGTGGGAGGATGCCGGCTACCAGGTCCTGCGCTTCGACATACAGGACAACCCCGTTACCGGCGACGTAAACGAGTTCGGCGCCGGCTTCTTCGGTGACTGGTTTGGTGACTTCGACGGCTTGGATATCTACGCCATCCTCGCCGCGTGCCCGTGCACCGAATTCGCCACCAGTGGCGCCCGACACTTCGCAGCCAAAGATGCAGACGGGCGCACGGTTGCCGCCGTGCAGCTCGTTCACCAGACATTGCGCACCATTGAATATTTCCGGCCTGCCGTATGGGCCATCGAGAACCCGGTAGGCCGGATCGAGAAGTTGGGCGGTCTACCGCCGTGGCGCCTGGCCTTCGACCCGCACCACCTGGGCGACCCGTACACGAAGAAAACCCTGCTTTGGGGCCGCTTCAATGCAAACCTGCCCATTGCCCCGGTCGAGGCTTCGGACGGCTCGAAGATGCACCGCAAATTCGGCGGTAACCGCCTCGCTACCAAGAACGCCCGCAGCGCAACCCCGGAAGGGTTTTCCTACGGCTTCTTCATGGCCAACAACGCCCAGGACAACCCGGCGCTGGCCATGGCCTACAAGTACGACCGACTCGACGCCGGCCTGCTACGCGCCGCGCTCGATGCTAATGTGAGCGCCCGCGAGATCGACGAGCTGGTGGCGGATGCTTACTACATGGACATGGACGATAGCGCTGCCGAGTCAGCGCTACGCCAAGCGATCTCTACACAGAACCCACCTACATAG
- a CDS encoding theronine dehydrogenase, which produces MAPASQHVAPMWRYSLRWCLPHQPCPGDFELLVIEAPAGTRMPEEMHLAWKRRPEGYGVCLDFPQSRAVKRWSAEAKGRVRKQKMAKRIEKAAPLFADELIARELEQRPDYFKGE; this is translated from the coding sequence ATGGCTCCCGCCAGCCAGCACGTAGCGCCCATGTGGCGCTACTCCCTTCGGTGGTGCCTGCCGCACCAGCCCTGCCCTGGCGACTTTGAATTGCTGGTGATCGAGGCCCCAGCGGGGACGCGGATGCCGGAAGAAATGCACCTGGCATGGAAGCGCCGCCCCGAGGGTTACGGTGTTTGCCTGGACTTCCCACAGTCCCGCGCCGTCAAGCGCTGGAGTGCCGAAGCCAAAGGCCGGGTACGCAAGCAGAAGATGGCCAAGCGCATCGAGAAGGCCGCGCCGCTGTTCGCAGACGAGTTGATCGCCCGCGAGCTGGAGCAGCGCCCCGACTACTTCAAGGGGGAGTGA
- a CDS encoding TrbM/KikA/MpfK family conjugal transfer protein has product MKRSTVVVAFLASLALVGTAEARDPCKTMMCMAGKAGLKGGSLADSDCSGAISDFFSIVVKKKGKFKAEATARAREEFLNSCPGSDKNQGTISPIISMFGKTR; this is encoded by the coding sequence ATGAAACGATCAACGGTCGTCGTTGCCTTCTTGGCCAGCCTGGCACTGGTAGGCACCGCAGAAGCCCGTGACCCGTGCAAGACCATGATGTGCATGGCAGGCAAAGCAGGCCTCAAGGGCGGCTCGCTGGCAGACAGCGATTGCAGTGGGGCGATATCCGACTTCTTCTCAATCGTCGTCAAGAAGAAGGGCAAATTCAAAGCCGAGGCCACAGCCCGGGCCAGGGAAGAGTTCTTGAACTCCTGCCCAGGCTCGGACAAAAACCAAGGCACCATCAGCCCGATCATTTCAATGTTCGGCAAGACACGTTAA
- a CDS encoding H-NS family nucleoid-associated regulatory protein, whose protein sequence is MRAVENMSSECDDKDADKSKSAGKSKSVPTTRELEFVPLGERPPRGQARYRDPGNPFHTWSGRGKRPAWLKEYLDAGRQLAEFEIQEKED, encoded by the coding sequence ATGAGGGCAGTTGAGAACATGTCAAGCGAATGCGACGACAAAGATGCCGACAAGAGCAAATCAGCGGGGAAATCGAAATCCGTGCCCACGACACGCGAACTGGAATTCGTTCCATTGGGAGAAAGACCACCGCGAGGCCAGGCCAGATACAGAGATCCAGGCAACCCGTTTCATACGTGGAGCGGCAGGGGTAAGCGCCCCGCTTGGTTGAAGGAGTATCTGGACGCCGGCAGACAGCTCGCGGAATTCGAGATACAGGAAAAGGAGGACTGA